Within Malus domestica chromosome 04, GDT2T_hap1, the genomic segment GTCTCATGTACCCCAGCCTTACGCTACATTAATGGCCCAAAGaatttaaagaaaactaatgaaatagACATGCAAACTTTGAGTTTcaacaataaaaacaaaataaagggtaaagtgaatagtaccaggattgactttttagtattaaaatgtggtttttcattaaagttcccaagAATTTAATGGCAACCCCAGAGAACATGTAGTCAAGCCACCAAAACCTGACACCTTTTTGCCATTTTGCTCGTCAATGGCCATTTAATGGGAAGGATGAGGATCCCCTCACATTTTATCCATTCATTGCATGTTAAGatgtcagttttcgttagatacagtttgtgtttaaatttaaataaaaaaatttaaaataatttatgaccgcacgatgtacgatgaacgaataagATGTAAAGATCCGGATGCGATCCAAATCCTAATGGGAATCCGAAGAGCACGGGGTAGTGTGAATGTGACTTGTCATCTACGTTCATCTTCCACTTAGCTATGCTAGTGTTTGTGGGGGCGAAAGGGGTATAAGGTGCCTGAGTTTGTTCTCTTTTCCGGTGAGGAGAAGAAGTCGACCATTGAGCATATAGCTAGCCCTCTTCCCCACTTCTTTTCtttgaaggatttggatcctctcctgagccaatggagaggatcctcctgaccaaccTTTGTGGGCCGTTGAATTTTCATCAAACGGCtctgtttgtagtcgttggatgaaaatctagCGGCCCACAATggttggtcaggaggatcctctccattggcTCAGGAAAGGATCCAAATCCTTCTTTGAGCACCTTTAGTCAGCCCTAGCCCCACTAGACAGATGTGGAAAGACTTGAAAGTCAACAAAGCACAAGTCTTTTGAAGCCGTAGCTATCTGCAGTTTTCAGTCTCATCAAAATTAGAGAAAGATAAATGAAAAAACTGAAGAGAAATAGAGATAACAAAGATTGTAATCAACAACTGCGGGGCACAATCGTGCATGATAccttgaaaagagaaaaaaaaaactgaaagtgTTTGGAtacaaagaaaattatgaagTCAGAGAGACATTAACGTAATGATAATAACTAATTAACCGAAATCATAACAACTAAACTCGTCTAAACAACAATAGATTTCGTGTGAGTTTAGGCTCAGACCAGTTTTCGTCAGTgacacttgtttttcttttaagtgAGATATGCTATTAATAGTCAATTATCTTTCAAAATTTTGGATTAGCTTTAATTGGTACTTAGGCACTGATGATGTCTGGTTTAAAATCTTCGGCTTCCAACCCTAAAGTTCAATAACAATTGTAGTCCGAAGCCATGAATACGGAACTGTGAGGGTGAATTATCGCAGCTTTCTTCCCCACGTACACGCAGTGCAGTGCTGGCCCTACCGGGCCTACCCCCACTCTCCTTTCCCAAGTCCGTCATTTTTTACCCATGTGGTGTGCCCCACATGTGAGAGTGGAAAACCGAATGTGAAGCCCAGTCACCCAGGTCTCACTCTCAGACTCGCTGGCACGTGCCAACCGCAGCACCAACGAACCCCACCCACGTGGGCATGTACCCCACGTATTGGCAGCCATAATGAGCCTAACGGCTCTTTTTTCTAATCCAACGACCACAATTTAAATGggccgttggttgatccaatgGTCCAcgttcaatttatttatttgctttatatttatatatttattgaatccaacggttgagATCAAATATAATCGAATTTAACAGTAAAACAAAATATCTAAAGgccaaaatttaaattcaacggctaaaataattaaaaaaaattatataactcaaaattcacccaaagattctataaatacctatttagTTTATCAATTgtcgtttgtattaagtttatagcttattaattattgtttctatTAATCATGGTTTATTAATGATCTGATTTATGGATGCCTTCAATAATTCAAAGGGCCTtcaatgtcacatcccggcccgggccctcACCGCATTCTGGGCTCGACTcagccgtagcacgatattgtccagtTTGAGCCTCAActacaccctcacggttttgtttctaggaactcacatgagaacttcccagttggtcacccatcctaggaatgctctcgcgtgaactcgcttaacttcgaagttttgatggaacctgaagtcagtgagctctcaaaaaacctcgtgctacgtaaagatgagaatatacatataaggcttacaagatccactcccctggatgatgtgggatcttacattcAATCATTCAAAAGACTTGACAAAAAACATGTCAGAAGAAAACAACGACACTAGCACACTTAAAATTATTACAAGAAAACAACCACACTAGCACACTTAAATTTATTAGAAGAAAACAACGACACTAGCACACTTAAAATTATCCATCATCACCGTTCTCCTTCTCGATGCCACATATgctcaaaaccaaaccaaaccgaccAATATGGTTCAGATCAGTTGGTTTGGTCAGTTTGGTCGATTCGATGTCCActtttatccaaaataaatagaaaatgaagaaaaaaaattatatgagaATATTTAAGTTACGAACACATATTACATGCAAATAATCTAAAATGCCATATTAGATGGTGTATCAGACAAATCAGATAATgtagtagatttttttttttttcatacgtGCCCATGTTCGTGGTCTATTTGTTTTTCTGTTCTTGTGCGGGAAGGTGGGATTGGTGTATCTAACTAGTTCTAGCAAAGAGTGGTATTGACTCATCTATTCTAGCAAGAACAAGACGGGATCTTGCCGATTCTGATTAACTTGCGGAAAATAGGGAAAACCATACTTCGAAACATTTATTATTGTGCAGGCCATAGGCACTGCTGCatattcctatatatatatatatgtatatttatttaaCCGGACTTAATGTGAAATacaagtttttataaaaatcataacCATATGAATTTTTTCTAACTATATGAAATCCATACTTTCGCTAAATTCTTAAGGATAATTAGAATGCATCGAGACTTTTATCTccatttttaagaaaaataccATTGCTTACATCTTTAAGGGTAGCCAACCTGGTTTTCTAACAAGCTTAGTAACATGTCGAGATATTTTAGATGAATTCTCTCAAAATCACATGGGAGATGTAAGATTTatgaatgcttaaaatacactacgaattAGTCCAATTCCCTCGAATCAGAGAGATTTCATAGTGCATTTTTCAGCAATCACAAATCTCACATTCCTCTAAGATTTTGAAGAATTTCACTcaaaaatttacatgaaaatatctaaaaattaaattccatcaaaatccataaattTAGACAACCCAATGAAGACTTCGAAATCAACATCGAGTCATCAACCCATAAAAGTAATCTCACAATTCCACAATGTCATGGAtaaatccaattatatcattagTATCGTCTCAAGTGATAAATTTCCACTTGCTTTGTAATAACTTAGAGGCtattgtaaatttgtaattagGGGTTGTCAAGGGACTTACCTACACTCTTATTTAatcttttttgttgattttattgaaattattcaatttaatgatagaaaattttaaagagatattgataatttaatttaaaataaggagtttttgaactttaatccttcaagaagattaaaatttaataaaaacagGTGTTAGATtgaatattgattttagtcccttaatgagtacttaattcaaatttatattatatttttttaatatttaatagatatcgtatttaatgtcattacattaaattttaaatttactattatacacattttaattcattaattttatttaacttcatctaattagtgtacctaaacgtctgtatcataatatatttttactaatttagtgtaccaaaatgtatgtacctaaatatattgtagtaaattagtggcacataagaaaatatgcaaaaatataAGTGTATTAAAAATTCCGTACCTAACTATATGATCCTAAACTAGTGTACTGAAATGTCGATATctaaatatattatactaaACTAGTGCACCTAAATGTCTGTacctaaacatattatactaacTCAGTATACCTAAATGTTCGTAtctaaatatattaattaggttcTAGTAATTATTGAGCTTTTGTATGTAGGTTATATATACCtcataaacaataaaaatattatttgacaaTTACTATTAAGTTCCCACAATAAAAaaaagctatatatatatatcatatattctTCATTGTGCGTAAatttctctatatatatgtatatgcatattaCGTACCTATTTATGTATTATATTTATGTTCCGAAACATTTTGTACCAAAACTTATGTACCGATACATTTGTATTGAAACTTATGTACCAATGTAATCGTACCGAAACTTATGTACTAATACATTCGTACTGAAACATATGTACTGATACATTCGTGTCGAAACTTATGTACTGATGCATTCATACCAAAACTTATGTACCGATGCATTCGTACCGAAACTTATGTACACTATAATATTCGAATTGTCCTTTTCATATCAAGTAAATTATATGGATTGGACATGAGACCCACATTTGTACCAAAACATATGTACTGATACATTCGTACCGAAACTTATGTACCGATACAATCATACCACTATAATATTGTATCGAAACTTATGTATCAATACATTTGTGCCGAGACATTGAATACATATGCTGACATTTAATAGAATCTAGGGACTAAAATGTgtgtaattatttttttcatattcaCTTATCAttgtaaaaagaaaagaaaaaaaatggagaaaaaaaacCAAGACTTTGAAGTCTATAAGTCAAGAAGTCAACCTAGAAATATCACAATTCCACAAAATGGCTCATCTCCTCTAGCCCCTGCCTTACGCTACATTTATAATGGCCCGAAGAATTTAATGCCAACCCTAGAGAGCACATAGTCAAGCCAACAACACCTGAGGCCTTTTATCCAATTCGCTGGCCAATGGATGTGCCTATAAAAGTCACCCAAACCGTTCTCTGTTGTCCAATTGTTTTTTGTTACTTTCTCTGCTAATTAAGCTTAGCAAATTCAGtgtttgaaaaatgaaaactttgCTCCAATATTTCTTCCTCCTATTCTTGTTCAATATCTCCACCTCACTACTACATGTGCTAATACCATCCCTGCAGTTCACCACCAATGTATTCAACACCAGCAACTGTTGTTGCTCAATCTCAAGAAAACCCTTACATTCGATGATCCCCAGTTGAAAGCTACTCCCTCACCCCAGTTCATATCATGGAATTCAAGTATCGACTGTTGTTCTTGGTTGGGTGTTACTTGCAGTACTAATGGACATGTTGTTGGTCTTGACATTAGCAGCCAATCTATCTCCGGTGGGATTGACAATTCGAATAGCCTCTTTGATCTTCAACAGCTTCAAAGCCTCAATTTAGCCAATAATGTATTTAGCTATGGCTCTCACATTCCATCTGCAATTGGAAAGCTTACAAACTTGAGGTACCTAAATTTATCAAATAGCTATAATTACGGCGAGGGGAAGATTCCAGTTGAGATTTCACAATTGGCAAGGTTGGCTGTCCTTGATATTTCTCAATCTTACAATCAGTGGTATAGGTCACTTGAGAGCTCTAATTTAAGCATGCTCTTTCACAACCTCACAGATCTCACATAGCTATATCTTGATGGTGTAAATATATCAGCACCGGGGAAAGAGTGGTGCCAAGCGATATCATCTTCACTCCCAGACCTGAGGGTGTTGAGCTTGTCTAACACTCTTCTTTCAGGTCCTGTTGATCAGTCCCTGGCTAAGCTTCAGTCCCTATCCGTGATTAAATTGGATAATAATTACGGAATCTCCGGTCCAATACCAAGATTCTTTGCTAACTTTTCAAACTTGAGGGAGTTCAGCTGGGATGGTAACAACGTCTCCGCTCCGTTTCTATGTTTCTTTTGCGAATTTTTCAAAGTTGGCTTCCTTGAGTCTCTTCGATTGTTCGTTGCAAGGTATATTTCCCAAAGAGATCTTTTAGGTACCTACTCTGAAAATTATTGACCTTTCAGGTAATGAAGAACTTCTTGGTTCCTTGCCGGAATTTCCAAACAATGGATCTCTTCGGTCCTTGGTTCTACCCTCCACAAATTTTTCAGGGTTACTGCCAGGCTCTATTGGAAACCTCAAGCATTTGGAGAGATTGAACTTTTCAACTACAGTTTCACTGGAtcacttccaaaatcaatgaAGAATCTAACACATTGGTTTATTTGGAAATGGTCTCAAACCTGTTCAATGGTGCAATTAGTTCTATACAATGGGAAAACCTTATTAATCTAGCAAACCTTCATTTGGCCGACAATCTACTTGAAAGAAGTATTCCGCcgtctctcttttctcttcccTTGTTGTCAGAATTAGAACTTTCCCAAAATCGATTCTCTGGTCAACTCAGTGAGTTTTCTAACGCCTCTTCCAACTTGGTTACCCTtgatttgagttttaataatttgGAAGGTCCAATTCCTGTGTCTATCTATAATTCTCGAGGGCTTCaggatctctctctttcttgaaaCAATATCAGTGCCTTTCCTTTCAACGGTCCTCGGCATCTGAAAAATCTGACCTTCATTGATCTTTCGTACAATAGCTTGCTGATTCTGTATAATGGTACCAATTCCTCATACTCCTCATTTCCTCAAATTGCTACACTGAATTTGGCTTCTAACAAGTTGAGAGAGATACCAGGTTTCCTGAGAAACCAATCCCATTTATTTGATTTGGACCTTTCAGAAAATCATATTCAGGGTGAGATACCCCATTGGATTTGGAGTTTCACAATTCTTTCCCTAAATCTTTCTTGTAACTCCTTGGAAACTCTTGAAGCTCCTTTCAGTAATTCTACTTTGAGGGAGATTGACCTTCATTCAAACCAACTCAGGAGAAATCCCTTACACCTTCCCGTTTGCCCATTATCTAGATTACTCCAACAATCATTTATGTTGTAGTATTCCAGTTGACATAGGCGATTTCTTTAATCCGGACGCTTCATTCTTATCTCTTTCAAACAATAACTTACGTGGCATCATTCCAGCGTCAATATGCAATGGAGGTCTTAGGGTTATTGATTTGTCCAATAATTCTTTGAGTGGCATGGTTCCTCGATGTCTGTTTACAAAAAAGGGTCTGGGAGTACTTAATTTGAGGAGAAACAACCTCACTGGAACTACTTCAAATTTTGAGTTTTCAGAACCATGTGAATTGCACACGTTAGACCTTGGGGAAAATCATATTAAAGGTCAGTTTCCAAAATCTCTAGCCAACTGCACATCATTAGAGTTTTTAAACCTTGGAAACAATCAGATAAAAGAAGCCTTTCCTTGTTTTTTGAAGAAGATATCCACTTTGCGTGTTCTTCTTATGCGGTCCAACAAATTTTATGGAGGCATTGCATGTCCCAAAACCAATGGCACCTGGCCAATGCTTCAAATCATAGACCTGGCTCACAACAATTTGAGTGGTGAAATACCGAGAAGATCTTTGACAACATAGCTGGCAATGAGGGCTAATGCAGATGATTCCCTTGCCAAGGCCAAACACCTAGAATTTTCAAGTGAAGCAGGAAGATGGGGCGGAGTTGGTTTTTCTTTTGAGGATGGCATAACAATTACCGGAAAAGGTTCAAGGATGGATATGGTTAAGATTCTAACTATCTTGACCTTGGTTGATTTCTCAGGCAACAATTTCAGTGGACCAATACCTATGGAAATGGGAGAGTTTAAGTCACTACATTTCCTTAACCTGTCTAGTATTTTTTTCACAGGCAAAATCCCATCGTCATTCGGCAACATGCATCAACTCGAGTCGTTAGACCTCTCACAGAACAAATTGAGCGGGGAAATTCCACCACAATTGGCGAAGCTTAATTTCCTTGCATCCTTGAATCTTTCAAATAATCAACTTGTCGGCAAGATCCCAACTGGTACTCAAATTTCAACATTTCCAAAAAAATCATTTACGGGTAATTAA encodes:
- the LOC139195067 gene encoding receptor-like protein 7 — protein: MVHLTGPTKERTNGHVVGLDISSQSISGGIDNSNSLFDLQQLQSLNLANNVFSYGSHIPSAIGKLTNLRYLNLSNSYNYGEGKIPVEISQLLYLDGVNISAPGKEWCQAISSSLPDLRVLSLSNTLLSGPVDQSLAKLQSLSVIKLDNNYGISGPIPRFFANFSNLREFSWDGNNVSAPFLCNEELLGSLPEFPNNGSLRSLVLPSTNFSGLLPGSIGNLKHLERLNFSTTVSLDHFQNQ